Within the Nitratireductor basaltis genome, the region TTGGGTGCGAATCTGGCGAGTGTCTCGCCAACGCCGGTCACGCCGGCATCGGTCCGCACCTCCACAAGCACCATGGATACTTCCGTGTAGGTGCCCCATGAGGTGCTGGTTGGCCGCGTCATTGTCTGGGTCAGCGGATGAGCGATCACGTCCGAGATGATTGCGTCACTCATGCCACCATCTCCTTGACGAGATCCCAGTTCATCGTGATACCGAGGCCCGGTCCATCGGGTGCTGCAACGGTCCCGTCCTTGATGCGGCTGTTGGCCGGAGCGATATCGGCGATGCCGTCGCGGAAGCGGTTTGGTGCGAAGGCGCATTCCATGCTGAGCGTGTTCGGCATTGCGGCGGCCAGATGCAGGCTTGCCACTTCACAGATGATGCCTGACATGCCGACATGGGGCGCATAGGAGATGTCGTGCATCGCGGCCAGCTCGGCCATGCGCCTCGTCTCGGTGATCCCGCCGGAGCGCGTCACATTGGGTTGCAGCACTGAAAGGGTCCTGTCACGGATCAGGGGCATGGCCTGGTCCAGGGTGTAGTTGCTTTCGCCGGCTGCAAGCGGCACGGCGCAGCGGCGATGCAGCTGGCGGTAGCCATCTTCGTCTTCCGGGCGGAGAGGTTCTTCAAACCAGTGATAGCCGTTGTCGGTCAGCGCAGCGGCAACCCGCTTGGCTTCATCCAGCGAGTAGGCCCAGTTGGAATCGGCGCTGAGTCGAATATCGTCGCCGGCGCGTTCGCGAAGCCGCGCGATTCTTCGGCATGCTTCATCAACAGGCCGCCCGATCTTGACCTTCATGTCGCTTAGGCCGCGTTCACGCATGAGGTCCAGATCACTGTCGGCCTCGCTGTCGGTGCCCCAGCGGATCGATGCGCCGTATACCGGAACATCGGTTTTGCCAACGCCGCCCAACAGCTTCCAGATGGGCAGATTGGCGGCCTTGCCCAATATGTCCCATAGCGCGATGTCGACCGCAGACATTGCCTCTATAAGGATGCCGCCGGAACGGCCCGACAGGGTGCGTCGCATATCCTTCCAACGCGCGGTAATGGCAGTAGCATCCTGTCCGATCAGGCGCGGCATTGCCGCCTTGATCACCTCGGCATAGCCGGCAGGTGCAAAGCGCGCGAGGCACTCGCCGACACCGCAAATTCCCGAGGCAGTCTCTACCTCCACCAAGAGTATGGATACCGCCTCATAAGTGCCCCATGAGGTTTTTGCAGGCTGCGGCAGGCGCTGAACCAGCGGATAGGTCCGCACATCCACAATCCGGTAGTCACTCTCGCTGGCCATCCCACGCTCCATCCTCAACCTATGCCGCTTGTCGTATTCAATAATGAAGCACATAACAACTAAAAAACATAGTTGCTATGTTGGATATGTTCAGCTACGGTCAGATCGAGAGGTGTGAAATGCCCACTGAAACCGACGACAAGAACCACTCCCTGTTTGATGTTGTGCCGCCTGCAGCGCGGCTGGCAGATACTGTGACCCAATCGATCGCCGATGCTCTTCTTGAGGGGCGTATTGCGCCTGGCGAAGCGCTGCCTTCCGAGGGCGAGATTGCGCGAACATTCGGAGTGTCAAAGCCGATAGCACGCGAAGCGTTGCGGCAATTGGCCGGTGTTGGGCTCATTCACACTCAGCAGGGGAAGGTTGCCCGTGCAAAGGCGCTCAATGGCGAGCCGCTCGAGCGCTTCTACGGTTTCGCCGTGCGTTCCAGTCTCACGCGTTTGCAGGAAGCAAACGAGATGCGCCGGGTCGTGGAGACCGGGATCGCTCAACTGGCCGCCCAGAGACGCAATGATGAAGGCCTGGAGCAAATGCGCGCGGCAACTTCGAAGATGCGTTCGACCATGCTGCATCCGCACCGCTTCACCGAGTGTGACATCGAGTTTCACCTTGGTATGGCCCGCGCAACGGGGAATTCGATGATCGTCGTCCAGATGGAAGGGCTAGGCTCCATCCAGCGTGAGGTGTCCGAACTGTTCACGCGCAGATCAAATCGCTCTGCGGCTGATTGGGAAAAGACGATCGAGCGGCATGAAGCGGTCTTGAAGGCAATTGTGGAAGGTGACGAGGAAGCGGTGGCGGTGGCCATTCGTGACCACTACGCGGCCGCCGATATCGCCTCGCTGGAAGTGGCGGATATTCTTGGCGAGAACAGCCATGGGTGACGGTCGGTTTTCCGGTCGCCGGGCGCTCGTCACCGGTGGGGATACCGGTATCGGACGTTCCATCGCGCTCGGTCTGGCGGCCGAGGGTGCTGATGTCGTCATTCATCATCACGCCAACGAAGAGGGTGCGCAGGCCACCGCAGAAGACATCCGAAGACTTGGCGCAATCGCGCATGTCGTGAGTGCAGACTTCACCCAAAGTGGTGAGATCGGCAGACTCTGGGGCGGTATTGCGGAAAATCACGGCGCAATCGACATTCTCATCGCCAATGCTGCCATCGAGCGACGTGGAGAATGGAGCGAATTATCGGAAGCAGTGATCGCAGATCATGTGCAGGCAAACTTCATATCGCTCATCAAGCTGCTTCAGCATGGCGTGCCCCATATGGTCGAGCAGCACTGGGGCAGGGTGGTCTGTATCGGGAGCATTATGGCTTCCAGGCCCAGATCTGAAACTGTTGCCTATGCGGCACTGAAATCCGCGCAACTTACTGCGGTTCGGGCTATCGCGCGCGATGTTGCGGCTGATGGTGTCACCATCAATGTCGTCTCGCCAGGAGCGATCAGGACAGAGCGCAACGCAGATCGCTATGCCGATCCCGCCTTCGTGAAGGCCGTATCCGCAAGAATACCTGCAGCCAGACCGGGTACGCCCGAAGACGTCGTGGCACCGGTACTCATGCTGTGCTCCGAGGGGGCAAGCTACATCACCGGCACGAACATCATGGTCGATGGCGGTTGGAGCATGGGCGACGCGCCAAGGTGAATTTCACTGCAACCCCGATCGGGGCTTGAGAATAAACGGGAGGAAGAAAAATGAAGACAGTTTTGAGGACTTCAGGGCTCGTAGTGGCCCTGCTGATGAGCTCTTCCGCTATGGCGGAAGACCTTCGTTTTACGGTCTGGACGGGCAACGAAGCGCATCTGTCGATGCTGAACGCGATTGCCGAGGGCTTCAAGGAGACGCATCCCGATGTCACAGTGACATTCGAGACGATCCCTGCCGCCGACTATGTTCAGAAGCTGACGTTCCAGCTTGCCGGCGGAAACGCGCCGGATCTGGGGTGGTTGGGTGAAGAACCCGCGCCTGCCTTCGTAGATGCGGGCATGCTGGAAGATATCGGTACTGCGCTGCGCGCGAAGGATGGATACGACTACGCGGATTTCGCTACCGAAGCTATGGGGCTGTGGGTAAATGGTGACTCTGTCTATGGCATTCCGTTCTCCACCTCGCCATTCATGCTCTATTACAACAAGACGATGTTCGATGCCGCTGGCGCCGAAGACCCCCTGGCTCTTGCTTCGAAAGGCGAATGGACGTGGGAGAAGCTTCGGGAGGTCGCGCAAAAGGTCTCTGCCGCCAATGACAAATGGGGCTTTGAGTTCAAGGATGGCGAGGGCTACGACTCGCGCATCATGCACGCGCTAATGCCGCCGATCCGCGCCTATGGCGGCTTTGCCTGGAAAGACGGCAGGTGTGGTTTCGCTGAGCCGGAAGCGGTCGAGGCAGTAACGCTGCTTCACGAGATGGTCTTTGAGGACAAGACGATCGTTCCTCCGGGCGAGCAGGGCGACTTCTTTGCTGGCGATGCTGCCATGACTATCAACCAGATCTCGCGCGCTTCCAGACTGACGGATGCAGGCTTTGACTGGGGCATCGCTCCGCTTCCCACGGGTCCCGCCGGTGAATCACCCGTCGTGGGTCAGGCAGGAATTGTCGTTTTTGCCAAAGGCGACAAGAAGGAACTGGCGACCGAATTCCTCGCGCATATGACGAACGCGGAAAACGTTGCGACGATGGCGCAGTTCTTCCCTCCGGCACGCAAGTCGATCCTGGATGATGCCGCTTTCACCGACAGCAACCCGAACATTCCCGCCGAGCAAATGGCCAATGTCAAAGCGGCCATCAATGAAGGCACGGTGCTGCCCGCGCATGAGCGCATGCCTCAGATCCTCGCGGCCTTGAAGCCGCGCTCCGATGCTTTGTGGCGTGCGGACGCAGATGTGACCAAGGCGCTGGAAGCCATGTGCTCTGCCATCGAGCCAAATCTCTAAGACAGGGCGATTAAGTGGAACAATCCATTCCATCCACCAAGGCCGGGGCACGCTACAATGGCGTGCCCTTCCTGACACTCAGGCGGCGAGAGGCACTGGTTTCGTGGCTCTTTGTCAGCCCGACCGCGATCGGCTTCCTGATCTTCTTTGTAGGGCCATTGGTGGCGGTCATCTTCTATGCCACGACGGAATGGAACCTGCTCAGCCAGCGCTCCACATTCGTGGGGCTTGAGAATTTCAGGGACGCACTGACCCGCAACGCCGATTTCTGGCATGTCATGCGCAACTCGGCGATCTTCGCCCTCGGTCTCGTGCCGCTGAACATGGCACTTGCGCTGGCACTGGCCGTTGCGCTCAGCAAGCCCCGAAAAGGGGTGATCTTCTTCCGTACCGTGTTCTTCGCGCCGGTCATCACCTCTGCCGTCGCATGGGCTATCGTCTGGAAGTTCCTGCTTCAGGGTGAAGCGGGAGGCGTGAACATGATGCTGGCCAGTTTCGGCATTGATGGACCGAACTGGCTGCGTGAGCCCAACTGGGCGATGGCCTCCGTCATCGTGACCCGGGTCATCAAGATGGTGGGGCTCAACATGATCCTGTATATCGCTGCCTTGCAGGCCATTCCCCGCGACTATGATGCGGCTGCCCGCCTCGAGGGCGCATCGGAATGGCAGATCTTCAAATATGTGACCTGGCCGCTGGTCGCACCGACCACCCTCGTCATCATGATCCTAACCACGATCGGGTCGTTCAAGGTCTTCGACCATATCTATCTCATGACCGGTGGCGGACCTGAAAACGGCACGCTCGTCCTTGCATTCTACATCTACCAGCAGGCCTTCGAATTCTTCGAGATTGGCTATGCGGCTGCACTGGCCATGGTGATGTTCGTGATCGTTCTTGCGCTGACCATCGTCCAGGTGCTCATGCGCGGAAGGGGGGCAGCATGACAGCTCAGCGTCAGCAGACAATCAAGCAGGTGCTATGGGTCATCTCGCTTGCAATCGTGTCCGTGCCTTTCGTGTTTCCCTTCCTATGGATGGTGACGTCAGGTTTCAAATCGGCTTCCGAGATATTCGGTCAACCCAGTCTGGTGCCTGATGTCTGGCACTGGCGGAATTTCGTGGAGGTGTTCGAGTACCAGCCTTTTGCAAGGCAGTACTTCAACTCGCTCTACATTGCGGTGCTGGTGACGGTTCTGACCCTGATCGTCTCGTCCCTAGCGGGATACGCCTTGGCGCGCCTTCGTTTCGCAGGTGCCGGCCTGTTGATGGTGGGGCTCGTCTCGGCGCTGATGGTGCCCGAAGAGGTGACCATCATCCCCAATTTTTTCCTGGTCGGCTGGATGGGGCTCAGCGACACTCATGTGCCTCTAGTACTTCTGCCCGTGTTTGGTCCCCAGGGCGTCGTGGCAACATTCCTGATGCGCCAGTTCTTCCTGGCTCTTCCGAAGGAACTGGAGGAAGCCGGGCGTATGGATGGTCTGACCACGCTTGGTATCTGGTGGAAGATCGCGCTGCCCATGTCGCGGCCGGCACTGGCGGCTGTGGCCATCATCACCTTCCTTCATTCCTGGAACCTGTTTCTTGAGCCGCTCGTCTTCATCAGTTCGCTCGAGATGTTCACGCTTCCACTGGCACTAAGCAACTTCACGGACCCGTACGGCGCCCCGTTGTGGCACCTGCAGTTGGCAGCCACCAGTCTGGCGGTGCTGCCGATCCTCGGCGTCTATCTCATTGCCCAACGCCAGATCGTCGAGAGCTTCGCCATGTCCGGGGTCAAGGGATGATCGTTTTCACCATTTCAATTCAGAGGGTCAATCCATGACCAGTTTATCACTGGAACGCGTCCGGAAGAGTTTCGGAAAGCATGAAGTCATCCGAGACATCGACCTCAGGATCGAAGATGGCGAGTTCATCGTCTTCGTGGGCCCGTCGGGCTGCGGCAAGTCGACCCTGCTGCGAATGATCGCCGGGCTCGAGGACGTCACGGGCGGCGACCTCAACATAGGCGGCAGGCGCATGAATGAAGTGCCGCCGTCCCGCCGTGGTGTGGCGATGGTCTTCCAGTCCTACGCACTCTATCCGCATCTGACGGTGCGGGAAAACATGGGCTTCGGCCTGAAGGTGCGAAAGGTGCCGAAGGCGGAAAGTGCCGCAAAGGTCGCCCAGGCCGCGGAGATATTGAAGCTCGACGCGCTCCTCGACAGATATCCGCGTGAGCTTTCCGGCGGACAGCGCCAGCGTGTCGCCATCGGACGGGCGATCGTGGCGTCTCCCGAAGTGTTCCTGTTCGACGAGCCACTTTCAAATCTCGATGCGGAACTGCGGGTGCATATGCGCGCGGAGATAGCAGGATTGCACCGCCGTCTGGGCAACACGATGATCTATGTCACCCATGATCAGATCGAGGCTATGACGCTGGCGGATCGTATCGTGGTTCTGAGAGATGGGCTCGTGGAGCAGGTGGGTACGCCCAAAGAGCTTTATGAGAACCCCGCCAATACCTTTGTCGCTCAGTTTATCGGAAGCCCGAAGATGAATCTTCTGCCGGCGTCGAGCATTGGCGGCAATCTGCAACTTGCTGGGAAGCGCATTGACGGACAGACAATGTTCGGCATGCGCCCCGAGCACCTCCAACTCTCATCCCAAGCGGATGCTCTCCTGAGTGGCAAGCTCGTCGCGTCGGAATATAGCGGCTCCGAAACCCTGCTGCATGTCGAACTGGAAGATGGCACCATAGTTCTGGTGATCAACCGGGCTCAGCAGGTGCCAGAGATCGGCGCCGCGGTCAATTTGACGATCGAGCCTTCCCTCGTTCATGTGTTCAATGACGGACGCGCGGTGTGACTGCTTCACCTGAGAATTGAAGCCGAATGGGCAGTCTTTGCAGAGTACTGCAGCGACTTGTCTGGCAAGGACAGCCGAACCGGTATGGTGCGATGCGTCCGTTCTGGCGAAATGTAGCAACGGGCCAGAACAGTCTGGTCCCGGGGTGTCCCCGGGGCCTGACCTGAGCGAAAATGTTGGCGAAGGTTTCAGCCCTGATGCGCGCTGGCCAAGGACCTGTGTTCGGCTGCAGTGTCACAGGCAGGGCCAGCTGCGCCACATGACGCATCAGCGCATGGGTGCGGTGGACTGAAAGGTGGCGCCTTGGCTAGACTCGTTTCAGCGCAAAGCAGGACAGAAAATCCACGGCCTTTGAGAGGTCACCCGATACGCTGACCACGCTTCTGTCTACCAGCTGGGAAAGCGGGGTTGATCCATAGACGGCGGCTGCCTGCTGATTACCATTGCCATTCAGCACGAAAGGCGCCTCTGGTTCCGCTACGGCGCTGATATGCAGCTGCCCGGAATGAAGCTGCGCTTCAAACGCTTCGCCGTTGAAGTCGAACCCTGCAAGCGCTTCCTTTCCCTTCGCCATCTCAGGAATGAGGTTGGCGCGCATGGAGATCATCAGTGCTGACGGGCTGATGAAGCGTGACGGATCATGCCCTGGGACCATCAGGGCCCATTGGCATAGCGCCTCCAGAACAGGCAACAGTGCGCGACCTGCTTCGGTCAACGCGTAGATGCCCAACCTCTCATCGTGATGCACCACCTTCGCCTCGGACAGCTGAGCCAGGCGGGAGGTGAGCACGCTGGCGGTGATACCGGGAAGTCCCGTTCGGATCATCTGGAAGCGCTTTGCCGAGAACATCAATTCCCGCACGACAAGCAGAGCCCATCTGTCGCCAATCATGTTCAGCGCGTGGGCAGCGAGGCAGCCTTCATTGTAGCGTACCGGGATCGTCTTTTTGTTCTTGGTCATATTTCCATACTGTCAGTTGCATTTTAATACTAATGCTGCCACGATGAAGCTGCAACAGTGATGTAGCATCACAAACTGAAGAAGGAAGTGAGCGATATGACCTATTACACGGGCGCGGTCGCTGCGGTTCCGAGAGGGAACAAGCGTCTTTATGCTGAACATGTTGCTGCCGCCTGGCACCTGTTCAAATCCTATGGTGCGGTTCGCATGGTCGAGACCTGGGGTGTCGACGTGCCGAAAGGAAAGGTCACGGACTTTCCTCGCGCAGTAGATGCCGGCGAGGAGGAAGCGATCGTGTTTTCGTGGATCGAATGGCCCGACAAGGCCACCGCCGACGCATCCTGGGACAAGATGCAGAGCGATCCCGCGATGAAGCAGATGTCTGAAATGCCCTTCGATGGCAGTCGCATGATCTGGGCCGGTTTCGAACCGCTCTTTGACTCGGAGGTTTCGTCATGACCGTGACGGTTTGCACATATGACTGGCTGCCCGAATTTCCCCGTGGCTTTGTCAGGGACATGCGCGTTCGATGGGTTCTTGAAGAAGTCGGTCGCCCCTACAGGGTCGACACGTTTCCCCTCCATCCCAAGAGCAAGAGACACCGCGAACTGCAGCCCTTTGCACAGGTTCCGGTCATCGAAGATGGTGGAGTAACGCTATTTGAGAGTGGCGCGATCCTGCTGCATCTGGGCGAAGGAACGGCACTTCTTCCCAAGGAGGGAAGGGCGCTGGTGACACAATGGCTGTTCGCCGCGTTGAACACGATCGAAATAGCCGTATCGCACTGGGCCAATATGGTAATGGCCGAACGCGTCCCGGAGTTTTTCGGTCCTGCTCCTGCTGGCGAGGTTGTTGCTCATGCCAGGCGAAACATGGAAAGCAAGCTGGAAGCTCTTCAGGCTGCGATTGCCGACAGGGATTGGCTCGTGGAGGAGTTCAGCATCGCGGATATCGCGATGGTGGAAGTGTTGCGGGTCGTGGCAGCAGAAGACGCGTTGGATGCCTTTCCTGCTCTCCAAGCATATGTTGCCAGGGCCACGTCCCGTCCGGCCTTCAGGAAAGCCCTGGCTGACCACATGGAGCATTGGCAGGCAGCCGATGTCGCGCGCGCGACAGCTTCACCCGCCTGAGCAAACATTTCACGATACAATTGGAGGAGGGACAAATGGCGATTGCGAAGAACACGATATGCCTCTGGTATGAGAAGGATGCAGAGGCCGCCGCTCAATTCTATGCCGACATTTTCCCGGACAGCTCGGTCCGTGCGGTACATCATGCCCCAAGTGACTATCCTTCCGGAAAGGCCGGTGATGTCCTGACGGTGGACTTCACCGTTCTCGGCATTCCGTGTCTCGGGCTCAATGGAGGAGACACGTTCAAGCACAGTGAAGCCTTTTCATTTCAGGTTTCCACGGAGGATCAGGATGAAACCGACCGGTATTGGGATGCCCTTGTCTCGAATGGCGGGGAGGAAAGCGTTTGCGGATGGTGCAAGGACAGATGGGGGATTTCGTGGCAGATCACGCCGCGGATCCTGACGGAGGCAATCGCTGCGGGTGGCGCCGGTGCCAAACGCGCATTCGATGCGATGCTGGAGATGAAGAAGATCGACATCGCAACAATCGAACTGGCCCTGCGTGGCGACCGTTCGAAAGCCGAAACTTAGGCTGAGAGGCAGGAACCCCTTTGCATGGTGGTCCGTTACTGGGGCCAGCAGCAAGGGATTTCGCATGCGTATCTTCGAATGCGGCAAATGCCGCCAGGCCGTCTATTTCGACAGCTCGATCTGTGTCCACTGCGGGTCCCGTCAAGGCTATGACGCGCACGGTTTTCAGATGCGCGTGCTGGGTGTTCAGCATCGGTTGTGTGCGAATGCCCACCACGGTGCTTGCAACTGGCTGGCCGAGGAAGGACAAAACCATTGTCTTGCCTGCCGTCACAATCTCACGATCCCCAATCTGTCCCGGCCGGAAAATCATGACAACTGGGTGCGGATCGAAAATGCCAAGCGGCATCTCTTCTACTCGATCCTGAGCTGGCAGCTCCCTGCGCCCACCAAGGTCGAAGATCCCGGGCGCGGACTGGCCTTCGAGTTCCTGTCGGACATCGAGGATGCAGACGGAAACGTGAAACGCGTCCTGACCGGTCATGACAATGGCCTCATCACAATCAACATTGCGGAAGGTGACGATGTCGAGAGGGAACGACGCCGCACGGCCATGGGAGAACCCTATCGCACGCTTCTCGGCCATTTCCGCCATGAGATCGGTCACTATTACTGGGATCGCCTGGTGCAGGAGGGAAGCAGGCTGGACCAATTCCGTTCGGTCTTTGGCGATGAGCGGGAAGACTACGCGGATGCGCTCAAGCGCCATCACGAACAGGGTCCGCCTGATGATTGGAGCGGGAACTATATCAGCGCCTATGCGACGGCCCATCCCTGGGAAGATTTCGCAGAGACATTCGCGCATTTCGTGCACATGGTGGATACGCTGGAGACTGCAAGGGCCTGGGGCTTGCAGCTTGCATCGAGCGGTTACGTGGCAAGGATCGATTTCGAGCCCTACCGTCTTGGAGACGTGAAGCGAATGCATGCGCACTGGGTGCCGCTCACGCTTGCGATCAACGCCCTCAACCGATCAATGGGACAGCCGGATCTTTATCCGTTCGTCATGCCATCGGCGGTCCTGAAAAAGCTGGGTTTCATCGCCGGTCTGCTGGTCGATCAACGCCCATAAGCGCCGAAGGAGCTTCAGATGAGATGATTGACCCCTTCACGTGCACCCAGATCGAGGGGTGAGCGTCCCGGAGGTCCAAGGCGGCTGCGGACGGCAGTCCTTGGCGGCTCTGAACGTGCGCGAGATCTGGAATCCACCTCGTCCGTCCAGACCCGAAATGCCTTGAGCGTGTGCAGTCCGAAGGTGTGCAGGAGAGGAACATCCATTGCATCACGTCCGCGGGCCACCACGATGCGACCCGTACGCGGATGATTGTGGCGTGCATCGAACGTATACCATCTGCCGCCGAGATAGACCTCGAACCACGCAGAAAAGTCCATGGGCGAGGGATCAGGCTCCACGCCTATATCGCCAAGATAGCCGTTCACATAGCGGGCGGGAATATTCAGGCAGCGGCAGAACGTGATGGCAAGATGTGCAAAGTCGCGACAGACACCAAGCCGTTCCTGATGTGCCTCCAGGGCGGTACGCGTGGACCGCGCATAGCCGTAGGAGAATGTGAGGCGGTCATGGACATAGTCGCACACAGCCTGCACGCGCGCCCAGCCGGGCGTAACGTTGCCGAACAAGCGCCAGGCCAGTTGGCTCAGACGGTCCGTCTCGCAGTACCGGCTGCCTTTCAGATATCGAAGGCATCCGTCCGGCAATTGCTCCGGAGGCCATTCCCTCGCATCCGGCTGAACGAGGTCAGGCTCTCCCGTGTCGCTCACGATAGCGTCCTGGGTGATGGTGAACTCACCGGCAGGTGCAACCATGCGCAGGCAACTGTTTCCGAACTGGTCGATGAATGCGCGTTTGGCCACCGGCGGGACCGTTTCGGTGGGACTCTGCCAATTCACATCCCTGGCGCGTTCCGGGTGGACGCTCATCATGGTGAAGAGATGGGTGGGCTGAGCCACCTCGATCGTCATGCCATATCCAACGCGTATCAACATGACGTCTCTCC harbors:
- a CDS encoding mandelate racemase/muconate lactonizing enzyme family protein, which codes for MASESDYRIVDVRTYPLVQRLPQPAKTSWGTYEAVSILLVEVETASGICGVGECLARFAPAGYAEVIKAAMPRLIGQDATAITARWKDMRRTLSGRSGGILIEAMSAVDIALWDILGKAANLPIWKLLGGVGKTDVPVYGASIRWGTDSEADSDLDLMRERGLSDMKVKIGRPVDEACRRIARLRERAGDDIRLSADSNWAYSLDEAKRVAAALTDNGYHWFEEPLRPEDEDGYRQLHRRCAVPLAAGESNYTLDQAMPLIRDRTLSVLQPNVTRSGGITETRRMAELAAMHDISYAPHVGMSGIICEVASLHLAAAMPNTLSMECAFAPNRFRDGIADIAPANSRIKDGTVAAPDGPGLGITMNWDLVKEMVA
- a CDS encoding FadR/GntR family transcriptional regulator, with product MPTETDDKNHSLFDVVPPAARLADTVTQSIADALLEGRIAPGEALPSEGEIARTFGVSKPIAREALRQLAGVGLIHTQQGKVARAKALNGEPLERFYGFAVRSSLTRLQEANEMRRVVETGIAQLAAQRRNDEGLEQMRAATSKMRSTMLHPHRFTECDIEFHLGMARATGNSMIVVQMEGLGSIQREVSELFTRRSNRSAADWEKTIERHEAVLKAIVEGDEEAVAVAIRDHYAAADIASLEVADILGENSHG
- a CDS encoding SDR family NAD(P)-dependent oxidoreductase, whose amino-acid sequence is MGDGRFSGRRALVTGGDTGIGRSIALGLAAEGADVVIHHHANEEGAQATAEDIRRLGAIAHVVSADFTQSGEIGRLWGGIAENHGAIDILIANAAIERRGEWSELSEAVIADHVQANFISLIKLLQHGVPHMVEQHWGRVVCIGSIMASRPRSETVAYAALKSAQLTAVRAIARDVAADGVTINVVSPGAIRTERNADRYADPAFVKAVSARIPAARPGTPEDVVAPVLMLCSEGASYITGTNIMVDGGWSMGDAPR
- a CDS encoding ABC transporter substrate-binding protein, which codes for MKTVLRTSGLVVALLMSSSAMAEDLRFTVWTGNEAHLSMLNAIAEGFKETHPDVTVTFETIPAADYVQKLTFQLAGGNAPDLGWLGEEPAPAFVDAGMLEDIGTALRAKDGYDYADFATEAMGLWVNGDSVYGIPFSTSPFMLYYNKTMFDAAGAEDPLALASKGEWTWEKLREVAQKVSAANDKWGFEFKDGEGYDSRIMHALMPPIRAYGGFAWKDGRCGFAEPEAVEAVTLLHEMVFEDKTIVPPGEQGDFFAGDAAMTINQISRASRLTDAGFDWGIAPLPTGPAGESPVVGQAGIVVFAKGDKKELATEFLAHMTNAENVATMAQFFPPARKSILDDAAFTDSNPNIPAEQMANVKAAINEGTVLPAHERMPQILAALKPRSDALWRADADVTKALEAMCSAIEPNL
- a CDS encoding carbohydrate ABC transporter permease → MEQSIPSTKAGARYNGVPFLTLRRREALVSWLFVSPTAIGFLIFFVGPLVAVIFYATTEWNLLSQRSTFVGLENFRDALTRNADFWHVMRNSAIFALGLVPLNMALALALAVALSKPRKGVIFFRTVFFAPVITSAVAWAIVWKFLLQGEAGGVNMMLASFGIDGPNWLREPNWAMASVIVTRVIKMVGLNMILYIAALQAIPRDYDAAARLEGASEWQIFKYVTWPLVAPTTLVIMILTTIGSFKVFDHIYLMTGGGPENGTLVLAFYIYQQAFEFFEIGYAAALAMVMFVIVLALTIVQVLMRGRGAA
- a CDS encoding carbohydrate ABC transporter permease → MTAQRQQTIKQVLWVISLAIVSVPFVFPFLWMVTSGFKSASEIFGQPSLVPDVWHWRNFVEVFEYQPFARQYFNSLYIAVLVTVLTLIVSSLAGYALARLRFAGAGLLMVGLVSALMVPEEVTIIPNFFLVGWMGLSDTHVPLVLLPVFGPQGVVATFLMRQFFLALPKELEEAGRMDGLTTLGIWWKIALPMSRPALAAVAIITFLHSWNLFLEPLVFISSLEMFTLPLALSNFTDPYGAPLWHLQLAATSLAVLPILGVYLIAQRQIVESFAMSGVKG
- a CDS encoding ABC transporter ATP-binding protein, with protein sequence MTSLSLERVRKSFGKHEVIRDIDLRIEDGEFIVFVGPSGCGKSTLLRMIAGLEDVTGGDLNIGGRRMNEVPPSRRGVAMVFQSYALYPHLTVRENMGFGLKVRKVPKAESAAKVAQAAEILKLDALLDRYPRELSGGQRQRVAIGRAIVASPEVFLFDEPLSNLDAELRVHMRAEIAGLHRRLGNTMIYVTHDQIEAMTLADRIVVLRDGLVEQVGTPKELYENPANTFVAQFIGSPKMNLLPASSIGGNLQLAGKRIDGQTMFGMRPEHLQLSSQADALLSGKLVASEYSGSETLLHVELEDGTIVLVINRAQQVPEIGAAVNLTIEPSLVHVFNDGRAV
- a CDS encoding winged helix-turn-helix transcriptional regulator produces the protein MTKNKKTIPVRYNEGCLAAHALNMIGDRWALLVVRELMFSAKRFQMIRTGLPGITASVLTSRLAQLSEAKVVHHDERLGIYALTEAGRALLPVLEALCQWALMVPGHDPSRFISPSALMISMRANLIPEMAKGKEALAGFDFNGEAFEAQLHSGQLHISAVAEPEAPFVLNGNGNQQAAAVYGSTPLSQLVDRSVVSVSGDLSKAVDFLSCFALKRV
- a CDS encoding DUF1428 domain-containing protein, producing the protein MTYYTGAVAAVPRGNKRLYAEHVAAAWHLFKSYGAVRMVETWGVDVPKGKVTDFPRAVDAGEEEAIVFSWIEWPDKATADASWDKMQSDPAMKQMSEMPFDGSRMIWAGFEPLFDSEVSS
- a CDS encoding glutathione S-transferase family protein, which codes for MTVTVCTYDWLPEFPRGFVRDMRVRWVLEEVGRPYRVDTFPLHPKSKRHRELQPFAQVPVIEDGGVTLFESGAILLHLGEGTALLPKEGRALVTQWLFAALNTIEIAVSHWANMVMAERVPEFFGPAPAGEVVAHARRNMESKLEALQAAIADRDWLVEEFSIADIAMVEVLRVVAAEDALDAFPALQAYVARATSRPAFRKALADHMEHWQAADVARATASPA
- a CDS encoding VOC family protein, which produces MAKNTICLWYEKDAEAAAQFYADIFPDSSVRAVHHAPSDYPSGKAGDVLTVDFTVLGIPCLGLNGGDTFKHSEAFSFQVSTEDQDETDRYWDALVSNGGEESVCGWCKDRWGISWQITPRILTEAIAAGGAGAKRAFDAMLEMKKIDIATIELALRGDRSKAET
- a CDS encoding zinc-binding metallopeptidase family protein, producing the protein MRIFECGKCRQAVYFDSSICVHCGSRQGYDAHGFQMRVLGVQHRLCANAHHGACNWLAEEGQNHCLACRHNLTIPNLSRPENHDNWVRIENAKRHLFYSILSWQLPAPTKVEDPGRGLAFEFLSDIEDADGNVKRVLTGHDNGLITINIAEGDDVERERRRTAMGEPYRTLLGHFRHEIGHYYWDRLVQEGSRLDQFRSVFGDEREDYADALKRHHEQGPPDDWSGNYISAYATAHPWEDFAETFAHFVHMVDTLETARAWGLQLASSGYVARIDFEPYRLGDVKRMHAHWVPLTLAINALNRSMGQPDLYPFVMPSAVLKKLGFIAGLLVDQRP